A part of Aegilops tauschii subsp. strangulata cultivar AL8/78 chromosome 2, Aet v6.0, whole genome shotgun sequence genomic DNA contains:
- the LOC141041013 gene encoding uncharacterized mitochondrial protein AtMg00860-like — MKRRECHHDIQKLIGYLAALSRFISCLGEKALPLYRLMKKSDSFKWTPKAQAAFVELKALLSTQPVLAAPNNKEPLFLYIAATGQVASTVLTVEREEEGKTYKVQHPVYYIFEVLTPSKKRYPHY; from the coding sequence ATGAAGCGCCGCGAATGCCATCACGACATACAAAAGCTCATAGGCTACCTTGcagccttgagtcgattcatctcctGCCTCGGTGAGAAGGCGCTGCCCCTATACCGattgatgaagaagtctgattcATTCAAGTGGACTCCTAAAGCCCAAGCAGCGTTCGTTGaactcaaagccctgctttctacccagccggtgcttgctgctccGAACAACAAAGAGCCATTGTTCTTGTACATTGCGGCCACTGGTCAAGTAGCCAGCACCGTCCTCACCGTGGAGCGGGAAGAAGAGGGCAAGACTTACAAAGTTCAGCATCCGGTCTACTACATCTTTGAGGTTCTGACTCCATCCAAGAAGAGATATCCTCATTACTAG